In Verrucomicrobiales bacterium, one genomic interval encodes:
- a CDS encoding ATP-binding protein, whose translation MDKWSPVPTCSRIYEKILADHFSAHRQMALVAGPRQVGKTTVCRAMAGAERVLNWDNPDHRAAILSGPQATAERLGMERLHAQVPIVAFDELHRFGKWKMFLKGFFDTYGERSHILVTGSSRLDTFRRGGDSLMGRYFLFHMHPLSVGELIRTDVPTVPIRTPQELPLGFWQALWTHGGFPEPFLKRDPRFSRRWQDLRRQQLLREDVRDLTRVQELGQLESLALLLAGRSGGQLIYSNLATEIRTSVDTVRRWVETLSSLHYGFLVRPWFRNVAKALRKEPRWFLRDWAEISDIGFRSETFIACHLLKAVDMWNDLGLGHFELRYLRDKQQREVDFLVVRDGKPWFLVEVKHAEMKLSPSLAYYQEQLKVPHAFQVVLDLPYEPADCFQVRTPVVVPARTFLSQLV comes from the coding sequence ATGGACAAATGGTCTCCTGTGCCGACTTGCTCACGCATCTATGAAAAGATCCTGGCCGACCACTTTTCTGCCCATCGGCAGATGGCGTTGGTTGCCGGACCTCGCCAAGTGGGAAAGACCACCGTCTGTCGTGCGATGGCAGGAGCGGAGAGGGTTCTGAACTGGGACAACCCCGATCATCGTGCCGCGATACTGTCCGGTCCCCAGGCGACCGCCGAGCGGCTTGGCATGGAGCGGCTTCATGCGCAAGTTCCGATTGTTGCGTTCGACGAACTGCACCGATTTGGGAAGTGGAAGATGTTCCTGAAGGGCTTCTTCGACACGTATGGCGAGAGATCCCACATCTTGGTGACCGGAAGCTCTCGTCTCGACACCTTTCGTCGGGGTGGGGACAGCCTGATGGGGAGGTATTTTCTGTTCCACATGCATCCGCTGTCGGTCGGCGAGTTGATCCGAACCGACGTCCCAACCGTTCCCATTCGTACTCCGCAGGAACTCCCGCTCGGTTTCTGGCAAGCGCTTTGGACACATGGTGGGTTCCCGGAACCTTTCTTGAAGCGCGATCCTCGATTTTCGCGACGTTGGCAGGACCTGCGCCGTCAGCAGTTGTTGCGTGAAGATGTCCGTGACCTGACGCGGGTGCAGGAACTTGGGCAATTGGAGTCCCTTGCGCTGCTCCTGGCTGGGCGCTCGGGGGGGCAGTTGATCTACAGCAACCTTGCAACCGAGATTCGGACCAGTGTGGACACGGTCCGGCGTTGGGTGGAAACGTTGTCCTCGTTGCACTATGGCTTCCTGGTGAGGCCGTGGTTTCGGAACGTGGCCAAGGCCCTACGCAAGGAACCTCGGTGGTTTCTCCGAGATTGGGCTGAAATTTCTGATATCGGTTTTCGTTCGGAAACCTTCATCGCCTGTCATTTGCTCAAGGCAGTGGACATGTGGAATGATCTTGGTCTGGGGCATTTCGAGTTGCGCTATTTGCGGGACAAGCAGCAACGGGAGGTGGATTTCCTGGTGGTCCGCGATGGGAAGCCGTGGTTTCTGGTAGAGGTGAAGCATGCTGAGATGAAGCTTTCTCCCTCACTTGCCTATTATCAGGAGCAACTGAAGGTCCCGCACGCGTTTCAAGTGGTGCTCGATCTGCCCTACGAGCCTGCCGACTGCTTTCAGGTTCGTACCCCGGTGGTGGTTCCTGCGCGGACGTTCCTTTCACAGTTGGTTTGA
- a CDS encoding class I SAM-dependent methyltransferase, translating into MIDRWLCKLELLLLRRAPSYSVSIRSRRYHTIQKDVAFLELFNRLQKQGVIIQSVNEAYNLWQLCPQTARVEGDVAEVGVYLGGTSRLLSQVKGKRRLFLFDTFGGMPEVKAGVDKVHAGTFAETRLGDVQRLMEDQSGVHFCPGFFPETTKLLPTDAQRFSFVHLDVDIYQSTLDGLRFFYPRMAPGGMIVSHDYRYLQCPGVRQAYSEFFVDKPEPLIELWDTQCLMVKR; encoded by the coding sequence ATGATTGATCGCTGGTTATGTAAATTAGAGCTGTTGCTCCTTCGACGGGCACCGAGTTATTCGGTTTCCATCCGAAGCCGCCGTTATCACACGATTCAGAAGGATGTTGCTTTTCTAGAGCTATTCAACCGCCTTCAAAAGCAGGGCGTGATCATCCAGTCCGTGAATGAGGCATACAACCTGTGGCAACTGTGCCCTCAGACCGCCCGTGTGGAGGGGGACGTCGCAGAGGTGGGTGTTTATCTCGGGGGGACGTCGCGGCTGCTGAGTCAGGTGAAGGGCAAGCGTCGGCTTTTTCTGTTTGATACGTTTGGAGGAATGCCCGAGGTGAAGGCGGGGGTGGACAAAGTGCACGCGGGGACTTTTGCTGAGACTCGGCTGGGGGATGTTCAGCGTTTGATGGAAGATCAGAGTGGAGTGCACTTCTGTCCAGGGTTCTTTCCGGAGACGACCAAACTATTGCCGACGGACGCTCAGCGATTCTCGTTCGTGCATCTGGATGTAGATATCTACCAGTCCACGTTGGATGGCCTGAGGTTTTTCTATCCGCGGATGGCTCCTGGAGGGATGATCGTATCGCACGACTACCGGTATCTGCAGTGCCCGGGCGTCCGGCAAGCGTACAGTGAGTTCTTCGTCGACAAACCCGAACCCCTCATCGAACTCTGGGACACCCAATGTCTGATGGTGAAGAGATGA
- a CDS encoding gamma-glutamylcyclotransferase, which yields MNETDSSTDLLFVYGSLLPEAPHSRHHLLGPVTPLGSGYFHGRLFSLGNYPGAVTSQLPPDQVRGIAYRLTQPLESLPRLDRYEGFVPTSPEGCEFIRTTVRVRLDEGGELITWTYLYNLPVDGLRLIEGGDYLRFSTSAGAS from the coding sequence ATGAACGAAACGGACTCCAGCACGGATCTTCTCTTTGTTTACGGCTCCTTGCTTCCCGAAGCCCCACACAGCCGTCACCACTTGCTCGGACCCGTAACCCCTCTCGGAAGCGGATATTTCCACGGCCGACTCTTCTCCTTGGGAAATTATCCGGGCGCGGTGACATCCCAACTCCCCCCAGACCAAGTTCGTGGCATCGCTTACCGTTTAACTCAGCCGCTGGAGTCGCTCCCTCGTCTGGACCGCTACGAGGGTTTCGTTCCCACCAGCCCCGAAGGATGCGAATTCATCCGAACCACAGTGCGGGTGCGACTCGATGAAGGCGGCGAATTGATCACTTGGACGTATCTCTACAACCTGCCGGTGGACGGCTTGAGGCTCATCGAAGGGGGGGACTACCTCCGCTTCAGCACGTCAGCAGGAGCTTCTTAA
- a CDS encoding class I SAM-dependent methyltransferase — protein MILNVLEIRALLRDCPRVLDVGCGLASPLQYLGLQNSVGIDGYEPAIANARRTGTHSEFVVGDIRQLPTVFREKQFDACIALDVIEHLPKEDGFQLIRSMESVAKKRIIFLTPNGFLPQRHQERDDLQEHLSGWTASEMKELGFSVLGMLGPKSLRGEFHVLKRRPRAFWAVYSLVKQLTFTRRHPESAAAILCYKDL, from the coding sequence ATGATACTGAACGTCCTTGAGATAAGGGCTCTCCTCCGTGACTGCCCGCGTGTATTGGATGTGGGATGCGGCCTCGCTTCCCCTCTACAGTACCTCGGACTCCAAAACTCGGTGGGTATCGATGGCTATGAGCCAGCCATCGCCAACGCCAGACGTACGGGCACTCACTCAGAGTTTGTCGTCGGAGATATTCGACAACTACCCACTGTATTTCGCGAGAAGCAATTCGATGCGTGCATTGCCCTCGACGTCATCGAACATCTGCCCAAGGAGGATGGCTTTCAGCTCATTCGATCTATGGAGAGCGTAGCGAAGAAACGGATCATCTTCCTGACCCCGAATGGGTTCTTGCCGCAACGACATCAAGAACGAGATGACCTTCAAGAGCATCTCTCTGGCTGGACAGCCTCCGAGATGAAAGAGCTGGGTTTCTCGGTGTTGGGGATGCTCGGACCAAAGTCCCTTCGAGGGGAGTTCCATGTTCTAAAACGGCGACCTCGGGCGTTTTGGGCTGTTTACTCGCTGGTGAAGCAGCTGACCTTTACTCGACGGCACCCGGAATCCGCTGCTGCCATCCTTTGTTACAAGGATTTGTGA
- a CDS encoding methyltransferase domain-containing protein — MSSSQAHESYYHQNEAYAQFLASWDPAFYGKYTHALRPTQPGARVLDVGCGVGQVVGALTREGVEAYGVDVSEPNVARAREFSSRCQLYDGQRLPFPDGHFGSVGALNVLEHVDAAEAFLAEMVRVTAIGGRVVVSSPNFRRAIGFRDYHPRMRGLKHKWENWRRLAQKREQMRTSPDAVRFDRTPPIVKEPFEPDDDAIILTNAVEMEFFLRRLGCEIVSVECTDRYVPKVLDWVLNATPLRYYMFSAFVIARRCT; from the coding sequence ATGTCCTCTTCGCAAGCTCACGAGTCATACTATCACCAGAACGAGGCCTACGCTCAGTTCCTGGCGAGCTGGGACCCGGCCTTCTATGGCAAGTATACCCATGCGCTACGCCCCACTCAGCCGGGCGCTCGGGTCCTCGACGTGGGATGCGGGGTTGGACAGGTCGTAGGCGCTCTCACGCGCGAAGGGGTCGAGGCTTATGGCGTCGACGTTTCCGAGCCGAACGTCGCGCGCGCTCGAGAGTTCAGCAGCCGCTGTCAACTCTACGATGGACAACGATTGCCTTTTCCGGACGGTCATTTCGGATCGGTAGGTGCCCTCAACGTCCTGGAGCACGTCGACGCCGCGGAAGCTTTCCTCGCCGAGATGGTGCGAGTGACAGCGATTGGAGGTCGGGTCGTGGTTTCCAGTCCCAACTTTCGGCGAGCCATTGGTTTTCGTGACTACCATCCCCGGATGCGTGGGCTCAAGCACAAGTGGGAGAATTGGCGTCGCTTGGCCCAGAAGCGGGAACAGATGCGCACCTCGCCTGATGCGGTGCGTTTCGATCGGACGCCGCCCATTGTTAAGGAGCCTTTCGAGCCGGATGACGATGCGATCATTCTGACCAATGCGGTGGAGATGGAATTCTTTCTGAGGCGTTTGGGATGCGAGATCGTTTCGGTGGAGTGCACCGACCGTTACGTGCCGAAGGTGCTAGACTGGGTGCTGAACGCGACTCCGCTGCGCTACTACATGTTCAGCGCCTTCGTCATCGCCCGCCGGTGCACGTGA
- a CDS encoding immunoglobulin domain-containing protein produces the protein MSSVFDENLSMDALDVYSGSWNVATAFEGPFSGPKKFDVRLPLQRPFRYDPRLGNLLLEYRNFSTLASRFHTDSASIPGGPVKMIFSDGDPNALVASAGSDGADVVEIVWSYEDGGTPYIAAQPVDQVLEESGTARFEVSAVGAEPLRYHWYRNGNLLSDAGSSTLVLDNLGPSDSGAITVVISNSFGVVTSKVARLEILTSTTYAHVVPRGLESVEGSGAWATFSNPIHMQEVYHSSEFVPTPVYIRELRFRPDSKLSAMAITQTVSRVAVRLSTTKTEPAQMSKTFSFNAGSDETLVYDGSWELRTAFNGPAQGPKDFDIVLKFQKPFFYDPTRGNLCVDFRNYGGLPVRFHHDALSNGSTAAQNRRPVGSAFSDQDPNALVASVVVAAASAVELGYSLGAGTAPLVLRKPLATTTTEGGTARFQVHALGSMPLHYQWFGDGIAISGETGSELVITNASPRDVGVYSVVVSNAFGVLKTPDVSLSVIPRDSLELVVPGAYSAVEGSGASAGLSVKIRLQEMYSASMFPLRPIVIHAIRFRPDITYAVGPFSGVLDNIVFRMATSSKSVDNMSRTFDENFGPDVQEVFRGEWSISTSFAGPANGPKEFDVTLPLHRSFKYDPRLGNLLLEYRNYSTLPLRFHTDAASGAGNLLAMVFNDGQPDAAIGSVANSAGDVLELVYTLDESVPPVLEVGPVGTVAVEGDEAQFTATAYGGSPLYYFWFFNGALIPGAESSTLNISQVSRANEGLYTLAISNRNGVVTSSPAMLSVVEKPSRLAFVPNSLETIEGDGASAAVSVAIRQQELYAGTLFPSGPLRITQLRFRVDSKLGTGDAAFSTTIPNIQFRMSTTHQSPGNLSYVFSENVGADELTVFDGPWHLTSRATGSPGESKTFDILLPLQRPFVFDSALGNLLVETRTFQRADRLYVLDGATHSQDMQRVFIEDPSSPIGVGGDSSATVLLIGYEVVDMPPSIVEAPIETEVVVGNGFTLSVRASGSLPLSYRWRFNGAVIDTESGSSLTITNASFSQAGVYSVEITNLFGQVNSGDVVVTVKPGPTIVALGSSQARSSDEAAVDCVVEANGGENAVSFSLSFDQRLLAFRDFIINPDLRGASLNMNTTQIASGKVGLAVALPTSERLSQGPVNLGRFIFRVAPITSNVVSIIDFSDQPVVREVVDSFANPLSAKYHAGSLMVLFHGFEADVAPRPEGDRRLTLGDWVQIGRFVAGLDEPSSPQEYQRVDCAPAETAGDGRLSVKDWVQSGRYAASLDAVAVAGGPFSNILSSPLFGPPSLQDVAMTVISLEDFSGEPGQTVSVPITLTALGGEAAIGFSIKFDPAILTFESVDPDGQAGGALFNINSKQSSIGRVGVALALPGGTQFSAGIKHIARAVFTVRSVRAGSSALTFGDVPVVREVVNGGAKEMPAAYGPGAITIGTGAPEIHIAVEGSSLVVTWPASASGFVLESSPAIHSPVWAAVVPEPVKQGQVFQVRLPVPPGGQTYFRLRQ, from the coding sequence ATGAGCTCGGTGTTCGATGAAAATCTGTCCATGGATGCTTTGGACGTTTACTCAGGCTCTTGGAACGTTGCGACCGCCTTTGAGGGGCCGTTTTCAGGCCCCAAAAAGTTTGACGTGCGCCTTCCCCTGCAAAGGCCATTCCGATATGATCCACGACTCGGAAACTTACTGCTCGAATACCGCAACTTCTCGACGCTTGCTAGCAGATTCCACACCGACTCGGCGAGTATTCCTGGTGGCCCAGTTAAGATGATATTTAGCGACGGTGATCCGAACGCTTTGGTTGCCTCCGCTGGCAGCGATGGAGCCGATGTCGTGGAAATTGTCTGGAGTTATGAAGACGGGGGCACCCCATACATTGCTGCTCAACCTGTAGATCAGGTCCTCGAGGAAAGCGGAACTGCCCGTTTCGAGGTGTCAGCTGTAGGTGCTGAGCCTCTCAGGTATCATTGGTACCGAAACGGAAATCTGTTGTCAGATGCCGGTTCGTCTACCCTGGTCTTAGACAATCTAGGGCCTAGCGATTCCGGGGCTATCACCGTAGTCATCTCCAACTCTTTTGGTGTGGTTACCAGTAAGGTCGCTCGGTTAGAAATCCTAACTTCTACAACTTATGCTCATGTTGTCCCACGTGGACTTGAGTCAGTGGAAGGTTCGGGCGCCTGGGCAACCTTCAGCAACCCGATTCATATGCAGGAGGTTTACCACTCTTCCGAGTTCGTTCCCACGCCGGTCTACATCCGAGAACTTCGATTCCGTCCCGATTCTAAGCTTTCCGCCATGGCAATTACGCAAACTGTATCCCGAGTGGCTGTTCGTCTATCAACAACGAAGACCGAGCCTGCACAGATGAGCAAGACATTCTCATTCAACGCAGGATCAGACGAAACGCTTGTCTACGATGGGTCTTGGGAATTGCGTACGGCGTTTAATGGGCCGGCTCAGGGACCAAAGGATTTCGATATAGTCCTCAAGTTTCAAAAGCCATTCTTCTATGACCCTACTCGTGGTAATCTGTGTGTTGATTTTCGTAACTACGGTGGGCTGCCAGTACGCTTTCACCATGACGCGCTGAGTAACGGCTCAACCGCTGCTCAAAACCGTCGGCCCGTCGGCTCCGCTTTTTCCGACCAAGATCCGAACGCGCTCGTAGCCTCCGTCGTGGTTGCTGCGGCGTCAGCAGTGGAGCTAGGTTATAGTTTGGGAGCTGGCACGGCTCCGTTGGTTCTTCGTAAACCACTTGCGACCACTACCACTGAGGGTGGGACTGCGCGCTTTCAGGTCCATGCCCTGGGGTCGATGCCCCTCCATTATCAGTGGTTTGGAGATGGGATCGCCATTAGTGGAGAAACCGGTTCTGAGCTTGTCATCACGAACGCGAGTCCTCGAGACGTGGGTGTCTACTCGGTGGTGGTTTCAAATGCATTTGGAGTTCTGAAAACACCGGACGTAAGTCTCTCGGTTATTCCGCGTGACTCTTTGGAGTTGGTAGTCCCAGGTGCCTATTCCGCCGTGGAAGGTTCTGGTGCCTCGGCTGGACTTAGTGTGAAGATCCGTCTTCAGGAGATGTATTCTGCATCCATGTTCCCTCTTCGTCCGATAGTCATCCACGCAATCCGGTTTCGCCCAGATATTACTTATGCCGTTGGGCCCTTTTCCGGAGTTTTGGATAACATAGTTTTTCGCATGGCTACTAGCTCGAAGTCTGTGGATAACATGAGTCGAACATTCGATGAAAATTTCGGTCCTGATGTTCAGGAAGTGTTTCGTGGAGAGTGGAGTATATCGACATCATTTGCGGGTCCCGCAAACGGACCGAAGGAATTCGATGTGACCCTCCCGCTACATCGGTCATTCAAGTATGACCCTAGACTCGGCAATTTGCTGCTGGAGTATCGGAACTATTCGACTCTTCCCCTGCGTTTCCATACGGACGCGGCTAGTGGCGCTGGAAATCTATTGGCGATGGTGTTCAATGACGGTCAGCCTGATGCGGCCATCGGCTCGGTTGCTAACTCAGCTGGAGATGTATTGGAATTAGTCTATACCTTGGATGAGAGTGTGCCTCCTGTCCTCGAGGTAGGCCCTGTGGGGACGGTCGCTGTTGAGGGGGATGAAGCTCAGTTCACAGCCACTGCCTATGGGGGAAGTCCACTTTACTATTTTTGGTTTTTCAACGGTGCCTTGATTCCCGGCGCCGAGTCCTCAACCCTCAACATCTCCCAGGTCTCAAGAGCGAATGAAGGTTTGTATACATTGGCTATAAGTAATCGCAATGGGGTAGTCACGAGCTCTCCGGCGATGCTAAGCGTAGTCGAAAAGCCTTCACGACTCGCGTTTGTGCCAAATTCTCTGGAAACGATAGAAGGCGATGGTGCCTCCGCGGCTGTAAGTGTGGCCATCCGACAGCAAGAGCTATACGCTGGGACGTTGTTTCCTTCAGGGCCCCTTCGAATTACCCAACTCCGCTTTAGAGTGGACAGCAAGCTCGGTACTGGGGATGCGGCCTTTTCTACCACCATCCCGAACATTCAGTTTCGCATGTCTACAACTCACCAGTCTCCGGGGAATTTAAGTTATGTTTTCTCGGAGAACGTTGGGGCAGATGAGTTAACTGTGTTTGATGGTCCTTGGCATTTAACGTCGCGTGCGACGGGTAGCCCGGGAGAATCCAAAACCTTTGATATCCTCCTTCCTCTCCAGCGGCCTTTCGTTTTCGATAGCGCGCTGGGCAATTTGCTTGTAGAAACCAGGACCTTCCAACGTGCTGATCGGCTTTATGTCCTTGATGGGGCTACCCACTCCCAGGATATGCAGCGAGTGTTTATCGAGGACCCCTCCTCGCCCATTGGCGTTGGGGGCGATAGTAGTGCAACGGTCTTGCTAATTGGCTATGAGGTTGTAGACATGCCACCTTCCATCGTCGAAGCGCCGATAGAGACAGAAGTTGTAGTTGGTAATGGTTTCACTTTGTCGGTTCGCGCTAGTGGTTCTTTACCCTTAAGCTATCGTTGGCGTTTCAATGGGGCAGTCATCGACACGGAATCGGGTTCTAGCCTTACAATCACCAACGCTTCGTTCTCTCAAGCCGGGGTTTACTCAGTAGAGATCACGAACTTGTTTGGTCAGGTCAATTCCGGAGATGTTGTCGTCACGGTAAAGCCTGGGCCCACAATTGTGGCGCTTGGTTCCAGCCAGGCCAGGTCCAGTGACGAGGCTGCAGTGGACTGCGTCGTTGAAGCGAATGGTGGAGAGAACGCGGTCTCGTTTAGTTTAAGTTTCGACCAGAGGCTCTTGGCATTTCGCGACTTTATTATCAATCCAGATCTGCGTGGTGCGTCCTTAAACATGAACACCACGCAGATCGCGTCGGGTAAAGTGGGCTTGGCTGTTGCTTTGCCTACCTCCGAGCGCCTGAGCCAAGGTCCGGTGAACCTCGGTAGGTTTATATTTAGGGTTGCCCCAATAACTTCTAACGTAGTTAGTATAATCGACTTCTCTGATCAACCGGTAGTTCGTGAGGTTGTTGACTCATTTGCCAATCCGCTTAGCGCCAAATATCATGCCGGTTCTCTAATGGTCCTCTTTCACGGTTTCGAAGCAGATGTAGCTCCTCGGCCTGAGGGCGACCGGAGGCTTACTCTTGGAGATTGGGTGCAAATAGGTCGCTTCGTTGCTGGGCTGGATGAGCCATCTTCACCTCAAGAATACCAAAGAGTTGATTGTGCTCCAGCAGAGACCGCGGGGGATGGTCGGTTGTCTGTCAAAGATTGGGTCCAGTCAGGCAGATATGCAGCAAGTCTTGATGCAGTTGCGGTAGCAGGGGGGCCATTCTCCAACATCCTCAGTTCACCGCTCTTCGGACCGCCTTCGCTTCAAGATGTGGCGATGACGGTTATCTCTCTCGAGGATTTCAGCGGGGAACCCGGACAAACTGTTTCCGTCCCGATTACCCTTACCGCCTTGGGCGGGGAAGCTGCTATCGGTTTCAGTATTAAATTCGACCCTGCTATCCTCACCTTTGAAAGCGTAGACCCAGACGGTCAGGCTGGTGGGGCTCTGTTCAACATCAATTCCAAACAGAGTTCTATCGGCCGAGTCGGTGTTGCTTTGGCTCTGCCAGGTGGAACCCAGTTCTCAGCGGGAATCAAGCACATCGCCAGGGCCGTCTTTACTGTAAGGTCGGTGAGGGCCGGTTCCAGTGCACTGACCTTCGGTGACGTTCCGGTTGTTCGTGAAGTTGTGAACGGGGGCGCCAAAGAGATGCCAGCCGCCTATGGCCCAGGCGCGATAACGATCGGAACCGGCGCGCCGGAGATCCATATCGCCGTCGAGGGTAGTTCCCTGGTAGTCACGTGGCCGGCATCTGCCTCCGGTTTCGTCCTCGAATCGTCACCTGCTATCCATTCTCCGGTGTGGGCTGCGGTCGTCCCCGAGCCAGTCAAACAGGGGCAAGTCTTCCAGGTTAGGTTGCCAGTCCCTCCTGGCGGGCAGACCTACTTCCGCCTCCGCCAATAG